A genome region from Panicum virgatum strain AP13 chromosome 4K, P.virgatum_v5, whole genome shotgun sequence includes the following:
- the LOC120703254 gene encoding probable inorganic phosphate transporter 1-10, producing MPAIRVLTALDQARTQYYHFKAIIIAGMGLFTDSYDLFCIAPVMKLIGRVYYHDPSGGGAPGVTPPAVVSATVGVALLGAVAGNLAFGALGDRAGRRRVYGASLLLMVCASVGSGFSVCRTRGCALASLCLFRFLLGVAIGGDYPLSATIMSEFANRRTRGAFIAAVFSMQGFGILASSAATMAVAAAFDRCTGRRAPLDTPEAADIAWRVILMVGALPAAVTFYWRMAMPETARYTALVEHDVVKATNDIGRVLTDLNLGAVTEEEAAAFRRAAPAPPAAAASYGLFSRRFLRRHGRDLLACASAWFLLDIPYYSSTLFQSQIYQPWFPPAGRVNAFQEAFNVAKFQAIVAAASTIPGYFAAVLLIDRAGRRRLQMAGFLLMAVFLLALAAGPYDRYWRRGGHAATGAAGYMVLYALTFFSANLGPNTTTFIVPAELFPARLRSTCHGISGAAGKLGALVGAVGFLWASQDPDKGKVMAGYEPGIGMKYALVILGGICLLGLAVTYVLTPETMGRSLEENESENDDDSRSHAAAGAGGAGQRFQQEFASGVELPKSPASVASSHLSTSPIHPHRFSV from the exons atGCCGGCGATCCGGGTGCTGACGGCGCTGGACCAGGCGCGGACGCAGTACTACCACTTCAAGGCCATCATCATCGCCGGCATGGGCCTCTTCACCGACTCGTACGACCTCTTCTGCATCGCGCCCGTCATGAAGCTCATCGGCCGCGTCTACTACCACGACccctcgggcggcggcgcccccggggTCACCCCGCCCGCCGTGGTGTCCGCCACCGTCGGCGTCGCGCTGCTGGGCGCCGTGGCCGGGAACCTGGCCTTCGGCGCGCTGGGCgaccgcgcgggccgccgccgcgtctaCGGCGCGTCCCTCCTCCTCATGGTCTGCGCCTCCGTCGGCAGCGGCTTCTCCGTGTGCCGCACCCGCGGCTGCGCGCTCGCCAGCCTCTGCCTCTTCCGCTTCCTCCTCGGCGTCGCCATCGGCGGGGACTACCCGCTCTCCGCCACCATCATGTCCGAGTTCGCCAACCGCCGCACCAGGGGCGCCTTCATCGCCGCCGTCTTCTCCATGCAGGGGTTCGGGATCCTCGCCAGCTCCGCGGCCAccatggccgtcgccgccgccttcgaccGCTGCacgggccgccgcgccccgctcgACACGCCCGAGGCCGCCGACATCGCCTGGCGCGTCATACTCATGGTCGGGGCCCTCCCCGCCGCGGTCACCTTCTACTGGAGGATGGCCATGCCCGAGACCGCCAG GTATACggcgctggtggagcacgaCGTGGTGAAGGCGACCAACGACATCGGCCGCGTCCTCACCGACCTCAACCTGGGCGCGGtcaccgaggaggaggccgccgcgttccgccgcgccgcccctgcgccgccggcggcggcggcgtcctacGGCCTCTTCTCACGGCGTTTCCTCCGGCGGCACGGGCGCGACCTCTTGGCGTGCGCGTCGGCGTGGTTCCTCCTGGACATCCCCTACTACAGCAGCACGCTGTTCCAGTCGCAGATCTACCAGCCGTGGTTCCCGCCGGCGGGGCGCGTGAACGCGTTCCAGGAGGCGTTCAACGTGGCCAAGTTCCAGGCCATCGTCGCCGCGGCCTCCACCATCCCGGGCTACttcgccgccgtcctgctcaTCGACCgcgccgggcggcgccggcTCCAGATGGCCGGGTTCCTCCTCATGgccgtcttcctcctcgcgcTCGCGGCGGGGCCCTACGACCGCtactggcggcgcggcggccacgcCGCCACGGGCGCCGCTGGGTACATGGTGCTCTACGCGCTCACCTTCTTCTCCGCCAACCTCGGGCCCAACACCACCACCTTCATCGTGCCAGCCGAGCTCTTCCCGGCGCGGCTCCGGTCCACGTGCCACGGGATCTCCGGCGCGGCGGGGAAGCTCGGCGCGCTCGTCGGCGCCGTCGGGTTCCTCTGGGCGTCGCAGGACCCGGACAAGGGGAAGGTGATGGCGGGGTACGAGCCCGGCATCGGCATGAAGTACGCGCTCGTCATCCTCGGCGGGATCTGCCTGCTCGGGCTCGCCGTCACCTACGTGCTCACGCCGGAGACCATGGGGCGGTCGCTGGAGGAGAACGAGAGCGAGAACGACGACGACAGCCggagccacgccgccgctggcgcagGCGGCGCCGGCCAGCGCTTCCAGCAGGAATTTGCTAGTGGTGTTGAGCTGCCAAAGAGCCCGGCGTCCGTGGCGAGCTCGCATCTCAGCACGTCACCGATCCATCCGCACCGGTTCTCTGTCTGA